CTAAGCAGAGATGCCTCATTATCATCAGCCAACTCTTATACAAGTTACAAAAACTCAGTGCCAAAAATACTTTTTCCAACACAGTGCCAACGATACTTGTTTAATCATACCATTTCAAGGTATCATAGTGTTATTCATGCATTCTGATCAACTGAGTAGAAGTACAGACCACTACTTGAAGGATTACATATGACAAACATTACAATGTTTTCGCACCACCACTTGACATGAGCGAGGCAGCAGCAGCACCAGCGGTGGGGACGATTCCAGTTGAATTGCCTGGTTTAGAGAGATGCAGCAGCCTGCAACAATGTTCGTGCTCCCACGTGAGTGACGATTACTCAAAACAAGACATGTGGAGATTATCGAACTGAAGTATCAAAATTCAGGCTGACGGTACTTACGGCGCTAGATATTCACAGAACGAGGTGACAGCTGAAACAACATCATTGTAATTGTTAGCAGCGGCTGGAGCTGTGATCTCCACCAGCTGTATTCCAGGAGTGACCTGCACAGCTTCGTCGGTCGCATGGAGCTTTGGCATCTTGTTAGCAGAAGTCACAGTCACAGTGAACTGGGCACCTCGCTGGAAGCGAAACGCAAAGCCAACCTTCAAGATTTCATGATCTAAC
The sequence above is a segment of the Aegilops tauschii subsp. strangulata cultivar AL8/78 chromosome 6, Aet v6.0, whole genome shotgun sequence genome. Coding sequences within it:
- the LOC109754845 gene encoding mediator of RNA polymerase II transcription subunit 18; this translates as MECVVQGIIETQHVEALEVLLQGLSGVPKERVRVHELCLKSVPMLGAVPSEVRLLCDLAQPTPSWTIRHVGGAMRGAGAEQISILVRTIVESKASSNVLRYFYGIGYKLDHEILKVGFAFRFQRGAQFTVTVTSANKMPKLHATDEAVQVTPGIQLVEITAPAAANNYNDVVSAVTSFCEYLAPLLHLSKPGNSTGIVPTAGAAAASLMSSGGAKTL